One genomic window of Azospirillum sp. TSH58 includes the following:
- a CDS encoding AlpA family transcriptional regulator, with protein sequence MLTGSKVRIRATEPGDLLYGMKAIANALKITKRQAYHLHQEGRIPTIKIGPRRIGARRNELSAWLAGQEVINA encoded by the coding sequence GTGCTGACCGGGAGCAAGGTCCGCATCCGCGCGACCGAGCCGGGCGACCTGCTGTACGGCATGAAGGCGATTGCCAACGCGCTGAAGATCACGAAGCGGCAGGCGTACCACCTCCACCAAGAGGGCCGCATCCCGACCATCAAGATCGGCCCGAGGCGGATCGGCGCCCGGCGCAACGAGCTGTCGGCTTGGCTGGCCGGGCAGGAGGTGATCAATGCTTGA